The nucleotide window attatttcctttcatttgtttaataaggttaattttataaaacaactTAGGTGATACTTATTTTAGGATGAATTGAaggagtatttttttaatttaaatctttatataaaaaattctttatatttAACTCCCTAAaaattgttgataaaaaaacccctaaaaattataaaaaaaattatgtgattttAATCTCAAATGAGAAACCAATATTTTCaacattttgttaaatataatatttaaaaatgaatatttctttttgtaattttttatgaaaaaacttATCTTTAATATATAGCCTACGCACTTGGAGTATGGAACTTGtacctttttggtttttcaccCTGTTTTTGATGGAAATGGATTACTTGCATTCACGCAGTTATGAATGACCGTCTGATTCAATCAGATAGTTAGTATTTTaaaggtattttttaattaagtttattaaaaaaaattatgaactgTTAAATCTTTATCAAACAATTTTAATCATCTGACTGAAATGTGTGTTTTTTCCTGACAGCAAGAAATCTGGATCCGTTTTTAACTAACGTCAACGTAAAACGCTTCAATTATCATCTtcgttatatattatataataatatgaagAAGATGCTCCATTCCATACATAACAACCcagctaattaattaaaattgaggAGTTAATACTGGGTACACTATATATGTAAGCAAAAGTAGACTAAGTTGTGTTTGAAAGGGTGCCCCAGATATGACAAAAAGGGGAGACTTAGTTCCATTAAACTAATGAATGGGCTTATCCTTAAGGAAATTTCACATAAAATAACGACTAAAGAAATCATGGGGTTGCTTTCAAATGAcatattcatatataaattagCGTTTGTTCGGATATGATGAAGTATTTGCTCTCACGTCCCCTAATAAACAAAGACAAAGCCAATCTGTCAACACAGGAAGCCCCCGTTTTTAAAGGGGCACCCCACCTTCTCTCTCCTCCTCCCCCTTTAATTTCCTTTTCCTTAATTGTCTTAATTTCCTTGTATTCTGGTATAATCTAGCTAACCCTTTTTTTCCATTAGCCATGGTCATCACCATCGCCACCTTCTAGGTGGGATCCAGGGCTCAATATATAATATCACACTCAACACAGTTGCCAGCTCCAAATCTCAACAAATGGATAGCAAGTTCAGAAAAAAGAACCGCAACGTTAACTCATATACCAGTGAACAAGATCAAGACACTGATATAGCTCAAGAAAACCTTGCCGAGTCCCCTCCTTCTTCCACTGTGTTCAACATCGATGGCTTAGTCCCCTCCCCCACTTCCTCATCAAAGAGAAGGTTAGTACTCCTTAGTCCTTCTTGCTATCTACATATATACCTAATTACCTTCCGTTTAAAATCGAAACATTACATATAAGGAAATTAATACTAGGAACGAATTCTCAAAGGAACAACAACGATATGAGAAATTGCATATATATACTCTCCAAAATTTAAGATTTTGGTATTGATATTGAGaaattttctcttcttctttcttttattagtGTGTAAGCTTATTCAACTATTGTATCAAAAACTCTTAGATTTCTCTAGTAAAATGACAATTCTTGATATGAGAAATTCTATACTTCTAACAACACCTGGCTAGTTAGTGTGTATATATAGCTATGGAATTTTGAGAGGGTaatattgatgtaattgattatgttGAAATAAGCAGGAGGGCAATACAGAAAAGGGTGGTGCAAATCCCAATGAAGGAGACAGAAGGGTGTAGGCTAAAAGGAGAGAGCAACACCCCACCCTCGGATTCATGGGCATGGAGAAAGTACGGCCAGAAACCCATCAAGGGTTCCCCTTATCCCAGGTAATTATATAATTCCATTGCATTGCAACAACACTTTGGTTATTTTAAGGTTAATTtgtgaacatatatatatatatatatatatatatatataaccgaCGACAAGAAACTGTTTGTTAATTTGATTAGTGAAAGTGTTTGTTGTTTATGACACAGAGGGTACTACAGGTGTAGCAGTTCGAAGGGGTGTCCGGCACGGAAACAAGTGGAAAGGAGCTGCGTGGACCCCACGATGCTAGTCGTCACTTACTCCTCCGACCACAACCATCCCTGGCCACCTTCTAGAAACCACGCCAGGCCCACCAAAAAACCTGAACCGGTTCCGGACCCGGTCGAACCGGAGGAGAAGTTCGCGGACGAGTCCATGATAACAACCGCGGAAGAATTGGGGTGGCTGGGGGAGATGGAAGCGACGTCGTCCACGGTTCTCGAAAGCCCGTTTATGGCTACGACGTACCATGCTGACGTGGCGCTGATTCCGATGAGGGAGGAGGACGAGTCGCTCTTCGCCGACCTCGGAGAGCTGCCGGAGTGCTCGGTAGTGTTCCGGCAGGGGCTGCTGGCGGAGCGGCGGCGGTACACGGCGCCGTGGTGTGGGACCACAAGTTGAGGGCAAAAAAGTCAAcacgaaaagaaaaaaagtagaaaaactaGAGGTGCCTGTTAGACGCGTTCTTCGTGCGCCACAAGAGAAAAAGATACcagcatttttttcctttttagtattgagatattttttattttttttgttttaccgttgttaagacattaattaaaaattaaaagttattgtaaaaattataaaaatattcaaaagaagttataaacaatattattttatgtattttaataaaaaaaatatttttttaatttttttgactaATATCCTAAATAGCGGTAGACTTTAcctatattttactttattgagagtagaaaatggaaaagaaaaaaaggaaaataggaGAAGTAGGGTTGAAGAATAAAAGGGCAGTTAGGGAAGTGGTTGTAATTAGCGTAACTTTGGGCGTCCATTTCAACAACTTGCATTGCACAATGTttgacaaagaaacaagatatTTTACTGGACCCCTATCCCCATCTCTTCCTCTTTTGCTTCTAGATACTATTAAATGGCAACCAATGCCCATAATCAATAAAATGTTCGTTTAAATTGATAACGATGTTAACCACACAATTACTagtaacaaacttttttttttactactaaAAGTGATGCAATGGAGGATCCGACCTTAAATTAAAGTgatagagaaatttaaatggtcagaATGTTCATTATTCCATCCCAACCAACTCAATTAAGGTTGAGCTGAAATGGTTTGGAttgtttagaaaagaaaaaaaagggtaaaacTAACCAAATTCAATTATGTTTAATTGAGTTacgttataaattaatttaaacttgGCTCGATCCATTTAAAACATGTAATATtgcatacattaaaaataaattgagtttAATTCAACTAACtctaaaaattagtttaaaaagtaAAGTTTGTCCAAGTCTCAGAAAAActaatttgacttttttttatttgatgtcgtatgattttaacattttaatttcagtTCAAAGTTGTGCC belongs to Glycine soja cultivar W05 chromosome 5, ASM419377v2, whole genome shotgun sequence and includes:
- the LOC114412955 gene encoding probable WRKY transcription factor 65, coding for MDSKFRKKNRNVNSYTSEQDQDTDIAQENLAESPPSSTVFNIDGLVPSPTSSSKRRRAIQKRVVQIPMKETEGCRLKGESNTPPSDSWAWRKYGQKPIKGSPYPRGYYRCSSSKGCPARKQVERSCVDPTMLVVTYSSDHNHPWPPSRNHARPTKKPEPVPDPVEPEEKFADESMITTAEELGWLGEMEATSSTVLESPFMATTYHADVALIPMREEDESLFADLGELPECSVVFRQGLLAERRRYTAPWCGTTS